The following are encoded in a window of Amycolatopsis lexingtonensis genomic DNA:
- a CDS encoding MFS transporter, whose product MSSSVSLSTTSTRWDARLWGVLLTVSIVIGLDALDVSMVGVALPAIQADLGLSTNALQWVVSGYVLGYGGLLLLGGRTADLLGRRRVFLVAVAVFALASLLGGLVDDGALLIASRFIKGLAAAFTAPAALSIITTTFQEGPARNKAISIFAVFGASGYSAGLVFSGLLTEVGWRWTFLLPAPIALIAFAAAWKLIPSYQREEGRGYDFPGAITGAAGSLLLVFGVVEAPEIGWAAPRTLITFLVALALLVTFVVIEKRSAHPLLRLGILRSGPLARANLGGALFFGAYIGFQFVVMLYLQRVLGWSALQTALGFLPAALIVAFGSPRIEPLIDRVGTPRTIFAGVVAHVIGYALFLRIDEHSGYAGFVLPSMILLGIGFTLAFSSLNIQGTAGIADDEQGLAGGLLNTSLQVGGAIGLAVVTAVLTANGGREASPAALLTGLTPALSVVTGIAVLGLLIAISGLVARKRPVPEPEPVPEGDLLALAD is encoded by the coding sequence ATGAGCTCTTCCGTGTCCTTGTCCACCACCTCAACCCGGTGGGACGCACGTCTCTGGGGTGTCCTGCTCACCGTTTCGATCGTCATCGGCCTCGACGCGCTCGACGTGTCGATGGTCGGGGTGGCGCTGCCCGCCATCCAGGCCGACCTCGGCCTCTCCACGAACGCGCTGCAATGGGTCGTCAGCGGGTACGTGCTCGGCTACGGCGGGCTGCTGCTGCTCGGCGGCCGCACCGCCGACCTGCTCGGCCGCCGCCGCGTGTTCCTCGTCGCCGTCGCCGTGTTCGCGCTGGCCTCGCTGCTCGGCGGGCTCGTCGACGACGGCGCGCTGCTCATCGCGAGCCGGTTCATCAAGGGCCTGGCCGCCGCGTTCACGGCGCCGGCCGCGCTGTCGATCATCACCACGACGTTCCAGGAAGGCCCCGCCCGCAACAAGGCGATCAGCATCTTCGCCGTGTTCGGCGCCAGCGGGTACTCCGCCGGGCTCGTGTTTTCCGGCCTGCTGACCGAGGTCGGCTGGCGCTGGACGTTCCTGCTGCCGGCGCCGATCGCGCTGATCGCGTTCGCCGCCGCGTGGAAGCTGATCCCGTCGTATCAGCGGGAAGAAGGCCGCGGCTACGACTTCCCGGGCGCCATCACCGGTGCCGCCGGCTCCCTGCTGCTGGTGTTCGGCGTGGTCGAGGCCCCGGAGATCGGCTGGGCCGCGCCGCGGACGCTGATCACGTTCCTGGTCGCGCTGGCCCTGCTGGTGACGTTCGTGGTCATCGAGAAGCGCAGCGCGCACCCGCTGCTGCGGCTGGGCATCCTGCGCTCGGGCCCGCTGGCCCGCGCGAACCTCGGCGGCGCGCTGTTCTTCGGCGCCTACATCGGGTTCCAGTTCGTCGTGATGCTGTACCTGCAGCGGGTGCTGGGCTGGTCCGCGCTGCAGACGGCGCTGGGCTTCCTGCCCGCGGCCCTGATCGTGGCGTTCGGCTCGCCGCGCATCGAGCCGCTGATCGACCGCGTCGGCACCCCGCGCACGATCTTCGCGGGCGTGGTCGCGCACGTCATCGGCTACGCGCTGTTCCTGCGGATCGACGAGCACTCGGGTTACGCGGGCTTCGTCCTGCCCAGCATGATCCTGCTCGGCATCGGCTTCACGCTTGCGTTCTCGTCGCTCAACATCCAGGGCACGGCCGGCATCGCCGACGACGAGCAAGGCCTGGCGGGCGGCCTGCTCAACACGTCCCTGCAGGTCGGCGGCGCGATCGGCCTGGCGGTGGTGACGGCGGTCCTGACCGCCAACGGCGGCCGCGAGGCCTCGCCAGCCGCGCTGCTGACCGGGCTGACCCCGGCGCTGAGCGTGG
- a CDS encoding S1C family serine protease: MSEYDRGPQGGGEYPPHQQYYGQYGQQQYYDQWGRPYPQYTQPMYPPPPPVPVRKRHPLRALSLTVVAIALAVVAGLGIGHLIADANNPTASGNQNFGFSGQPSASQTVLDVDAVSAKVNPAIVNVETELGLQGAAAAGTGIVLTPDGEVLTNNHVVAGATSIKVTSIGTGDTYTADVVGYNRSEDVAVLQLRKASGLPTAVIGDSSKVAVGDQILGLGNAGGKGGDPVPAPGTVTALDQSITASDESSGSSEQLKGLIQVRANIQSGDSGGPLVNADAQVIGVDTAASTGYQLNGRRSGGAGQGFAIPINKAVDIAHQIVAGTASDTVHIGKTAFIGVSVTDGQGGAQVRQVVPRGPAQKAGLAAGDVITAIDGKPVDSATTLTSVMDTHHPGDQLTLTVTNAGGAQRQVPVKAIEGPVG, translated from the coding sequence ATGAGCGAGTACGACCGAGGACCGCAGGGCGGCGGCGAATACCCGCCTCACCAGCAGTACTACGGCCAGTACGGCCAGCAGCAGTACTACGACCAGTGGGGCCGCCCCTACCCGCAGTACACCCAGCCGATGTACCCGCCGCCCCCGCCGGTGCCGGTGCGCAAGCGCCACCCGCTGCGCGCGCTGAGCCTCACCGTGGTCGCGATCGCGCTGGCCGTGGTCGCCGGGCTCGGCATCGGGCACCTGATCGCCGACGCGAACAACCCCACCGCGAGCGGCAACCAGAACTTCGGCTTCTCCGGCCAGCCCAGCGCGTCGCAGACGGTGCTCGACGTCGACGCCGTGTCGGCCAAGGTCAACCCGGCCATCGTCAACGTCGAAACCGAGCTCGGCCTGCAGGGCGCGGCCGCGGCGGGCACCGGCATCGTGCTGACCCCCGACGGCGAGGTGCTCACCAACAACCACGTCGTCGCCGGCGCGACCAGCATCAAGGTCACCAGCATCGGCACCGGTGACACGTACACGGCGGACGTCGTCGGCTACAACCGCAGCGAAGACGTCGCCGTCCTGCAGCTGCGGAAGGCGTCCGGCCTGCCCACCGCGGTCATCGGCGACTCGTCGAAGGTCGCGGTCGGCGACCAGATCCTCGGCCTCGGCAACGCGGGCGGCAAGGGCGGCGACCCGGTGCCCGCGCCCGGCACGGTGACGGCGCTGGACCAGTCGATCACGGCGTCGGACGAGTCGAGCGGCTCGTCCGAGCAGCTCAAGGGCCTGATCCAGGTCAGGGCGAACATCCAATCGGGCGACTCCGGCGGTCCGCTGGTCAACGCGGACGCGCAGGTCATCGGCGTCGACACCGCCGCGTCCACCGGCTACCAGCTCAACGGCCGCCGCAGCGGCGGGGCCGGCCAGGGCTTCGCGATCCCGATCAACAAGGCCGTCGACATCGCCCACCAGATCGTCGCGGGCACGGCGTCGGACACCGTCCACATCGGCAAGACGGCGTTCATCGGCGTCTCGGTCACCGACGGCCAGGGCGGCGCCCAGGTCCGCCAGGTGGTCCCGCGCGGCCCGGCGCAGAAGGCAGGGCTCGCGGCGGGCGACGTCATCACGGCCATCGACGGCAAGCCGGTCGACTCGGCGACGACGTTGACGAGCGTGATGGACACCCACCACCCGGGCGACCAGCTGACCCTGACGGTGACGAACGCCGGCGGCGCGCAGCGTCAGGTGCCGGTCAAGGCGATCGAAGGCCCGGTGGGTTAG
- a CDS encoding MarR family winged helix-turn-helix transcriptional regulator produces MSDVAEQGLVQEWHELLARYSAVFSTLECRLQERHGIGANEFEALERLATCDFKCRSADLTGAIHLSQSATSRLVARLEKEGLVERALCEVDRRGIFVTITDAGRERYLAAKQTHREVLNETLR; encoded by the coding sequence GTGAGCGACGTCGCTGAGCAAGGCCTGGTGCAGGAGTGGCACGAGCTGCTGGCGCGCTACTCGGCCGTGTTCAGCACGCTCGAGTGCCGCCTCCAGGAGCGCCACGGGATCGGCGCGAACGAGTTCGAGGCCCTCGAGCGCCTCGCGACCTGCGACTTCAAGTGCCGCTCGGCCGACCTGACCGGCGCCATCCACCTGAGCCAGAGCGCCACCTCACGGCTGGTCGCCCGGCTGGAGAAGGAAGGCCTGGTCGAGCGTGCGCTGTGCGAGGTGGACCGGCGCGGCATCTTCGTGACGATCACCGACGCCGGCCGTGAGCGCTACCTCGCGGCGAAGCAGACCCACCGCGAAGTGCTGAACGAGACGCTCCGCTAA